Proteins co-encoded in one Plasmodium reichenowi strain SY57 chromosome 10, whole genome shotgun sequence genomic window:
- a CDS encoding hypothetical protein (conserved Plasmodium protein, unknown function) yields the protein MVKIGKKLKGFNEGIPKLNTNINDKIINEKEENDAEERERQREKYKNEKEHELNEMIFEHDDQQHIHEQYRKLYLENIKDSKIYIHDDLQYYLEKNNIPTLLVLLLYKILIEKPENVIKFIIDQIYVFLFTKTETNKKRALLKPLECTFLQSCEEKEKKKKKEQHENNMINSLDEQMNPSFHESINDALQNNVLQKNNDIIESINYESFIKQHFFGLDNILEVVDFLKIENTEEIYYNNLIHIIKNFQNPINNQILQRENMSYGQTISLNKALCLSETIYNNYFYN from the coding sequence ATGGTTAAGATAgggaaaaaattaaaaggCTTTAATGAGGGGATACCTAAATTAAacacaaatataaatgataagataataaatgagaaagaagaaaatgatgCAGAAGAAAGAGAAAGACAACgtgaaaaatataaaaatgaaaaagagCATGAACTAAACGAAATGATATTCGAACATGACGATCAACAACACATACATGAACAATATCGCAAATTGtatttagaaaatataaaagattccaaaatatatatacatgatgatttacaatattatttagaaaaaaataatattccAACATTGTTAGTATTACTtctatataaaatattaatagaGAAACCTGAGAATGtcataaaatttataattgatcaaatatatgtttttctttttacaaaaaccgaaacaaacaaaaaacGTGCTTTATTAAAACCTTTGGAATGCACATTTCTACAATCGTGTgaagaaaaggaaaaaaaaaaaaaaaaggaacaacatgaaaataatatgataaattCGTTGGATGAACAAATGAATCCTTCATTCCATGAATCAATAAATGATGCACTTCAAAATAATGTgcttcaaaaaaataacgATATAATAGAATCCATAAATTATGAATCCTTCATAAAACAACATTTTTTTGGTCTCGATAATATATTAGAGGTGGTCGATTTTCttaaaatagaaaatacagaagaaatttattataataatcttatacatattattaaaaatttccAAAATCCTATAAATAATCAAATATTACAAAGAGAAAATATGTCATATGGACAAACTATATCTTTAAATAAGGCATTATGTTTATCTGAAACAATATACAacaattatttttataattaa